DNA sequence from the Bacteroidota bacterium genome:
TAACTAATATTTTATGACTATTAGTTACATTTCTATCAATAAATATCATCTTTGTTATGGAACTATTAAGGACAAGAAAATCAAAATCCTATCAAACATCAAGTCCCCTTAATGCTAATTGAAATCTAGTTAGCCCCTTGAATCAATGCATCAAAGGCTTGCTGGTCAAAGACAGTATTATTACTCCGGTTGAAAATGGCACAGCCGTTATTGCCGGTTCCGCCGTTATCCCAGAAAAATGGAATTATTCCATTGGCTTTTGCCTGCCGGGTCACACATTTAAAGAAATAGGCCCTTGAAGCCAAATACAGGGTCAGGCTTTCGCCTGTCACCGTCAGAACTTATACTCCACTGAGGCGCATCACTGGTTATAATCAGGGTACCCACATTCCCGGCCTGCTTAAAGCTTAAACTTGAAACATTTGAAGTGAGCGAATAAAGATATGTAGACTGAGAAACAATCAATTGCACAGGTTTCGCGTTACCGGCCGAAATGGTTAATGTATCCACACGCTTTGCCAGGGTAGAACTGGCCATCAGAGTCACCTGCTCCTCACTTTTCTTGCCGGTTGTGCTCGTCAGAGATAACCAACCGGATGCGGGATTACTAATATTCCAGGAATCTGCATCAGTCTTAATGGTTATCGTGGTATCTCCACCTGCTTGCGGGAAATCAATCCTGACGGGACTTACCGATAATGAATCAACCTTTTCTTTTTCACAACCGCAAAGCAGACAAAAACCCAAGAGCCGGATGCTATAAATCAGGTTTTTAAAGGTTTTTCATTTTATTAAGGTTAATGGTTTTGGGGTTTGCTAAAAATTTTCAGATAATAATGTCAAATTTTTACCCGTTTATTTATTAGAACATTTTTAATCATTGAATATTGAACCATTTATAATGCGGTAAAAATAATCCAGGCCGCCAGAAGGCAAATTAGACTCTATAATTTTCCCATTTTTCATTTTAAGAATTTGCATATCCGTAAAACGGCTTAATTTTTTTGTAGGTGGAAAACCTTCATAAGCCTGCTGGTGAGTACCGGTAAAAGTCACCTCCACAACCACGAAATCACCTTCCGCAACTAAGTTGTTTATTTCA
Encoded proteins:
- a CDS encoding BACON domain-containing protein — protein: MGFCLLCGCEKEKVDSLSVSPVRIDFPQAGGDTTITIKTDADSWNISNPASGWLSLTSTTGKKSEEQVTLMASSTLAKRVDTLTISAGNAKPVQLIVSQSTYLYSLTSNVSSLSFKQAGNVGTLIITSDAPQWSISSDGDRRKPDPVFGFKGLFL
- a CDS encoding ester cyclase; translation: MSNKEIIKRFYEEGWGKGNIDLVDEVFAEKHVLHWNDLQPEDQVRTALEVKQIMVDYRKAFPDLKVEINNLVAEGDFVVVEVTFTGTHQQAYEGFPPTKKLSRFTDMQILKMKNGKIIESNLPSGGLDYFYRIINGSIFND